From Pseudomonas poae, the proteins below share one genomic window:
- a CDS encoding heme biosynthesis protein HemY, whose protein sequence is MKRFYVILVLAIAIALALAVGISKHTGYVLITYPHVLHYESSLWATVVAIAAIALAIYLIRVLLGLVSTSGGVVNPWSRRNRSRRVQIAIEQGQMDLAEGRWASAERHLHRAAEAERQPLLYYLGAARAANEQGRYEESDGLLERALERQPQAELAVALSHAQLQLDRGDTDGALITLQAMHERHPHNAQVLRQLQRLHQQRGDWSSVIRLLPELRKDKVLPAGELAELERRAWGENLSLAAQREEQGEAGLQSLERAWQQLTSAQRQEPQLVLAYAEQLRQLGADAKAEEALRGAIKRGYDSHLIRLYGLLRGSDPAKQLKFAEGWLKDHPGDASLLLTLGRLCLQNSLWGKARDYLEGSLQVQRNPEACAELARLLAQLGDTERSNQLFQEGLGLLDNRLLASPLPVPARV, encoded by the coding sequence ATGAAGCGTTTCTATGTGATCCTGGTGCTGGCAATTGCGATCGCCTTGGCACTGGCCGTAGGCATTTCGAAACACACCGGCTATGTGCTGATTACCTACCCGCATGTGCTGCATTACGAGTCGAGCCTGTGGGCGACCGTGGTGGCGATTGCCGCCATCGCCCTGGCGATCTACTTGATCCGCGTGCTGCTGGGGCTGGTCTCCACCTCCGGTGGCGTGGTCAACCCGTGGTCGCGCCGTAACCGCAGCCGCCGGGTGCAGATCGCCATCGAGCAGGGCCAGATGGATCTCGCCGAGGGCCGTTGGGCCAGCGCCGAACGTCACCTGCACCGTGCCGCCGAAGCCGAGCGCCAGCCATTGCTGTACTACCTCGGCGCGGCGCGTGCCGCCAATGAACAGGGGCGCTATGAAGAGTCCGACGGCCTGCTCGAGCGTGCGCTTGAGCGCCAACCCCAGGCTGAGCTGGCGGTTGCCTTAAGCCATGCGCAACTGCAATTGGACCGTGGCGATACTGACGGCGCGTTGATCACCCTGCAGGCGATGCACGAGCGTCATCCTCACAATGCCCAGGTGCTGCGCCAGTTGCAGCGTCTGCATCAGCAGCGGGGCGACTGGTCTTCAGTGATCCGCCTGCTGCCGGAGCTGCGCAAAGACAAGGTGCTGCCTGCTGGCGAACTGGCCGAGCTTGAGCGGCGCGCCTGGGGTGAGAACCTGAGCCTGGCTGCCCAGCGCGAAGAGCAGGGCGAAGCAGGCTTGCAGTCCCTGGAGCGGGCCTGGCAACAACTCACGTCCGCGCAGCGCCAGGAGCCGCAATTGGTCTTGGCGTATGCCGAGCAGTTGCGCCAACTGGGCGCCGATGCCAAGGCTGAAGAAGCGTTGCGGGGCGCGATCAAGCGCGGCTACGACAGCCACTTGATCCGTCTCTACGGCCTGTTGCGCGGCAGTGACCCGGCCAAGCAATTGAAGTTTGCCGAAGGGTGGCTCAAGGATCACCCCGGCGATGCCAGCCTGCTGCTGACGCTGGGTCGCCTGTGCCTGCAAAACAGCTTGTGGGGCAAGGCGCGGGATTACCTGGAGGGTAGCCTGCAAGTGCAGCGCAACCCTGAGGCGTGTGCCGAGTTGGCGCGCCTGCTGGCGCAGTTGGGGGACACCGAGCGCAGCAACCAGTTGTTTCAGGAGGGGCTGGGGCTGCTGGATAACCGCTTGCTGGCGTCGCCGTTGCCTGTTCCTGCGCGGGTTTGA
- a CDS encoding disulfide bond formation protein B: protein MSFAPSRSLFFLAFLAGALTLGASFYLEFGASLRPCFLCQMQRVFLAAFMLINLLAALHNPRRSVLYGLASMGCALLGAITAVRQVLLQNVASDQVDCLPSLHHMIQNLSLWQALQATVKGTVDCVEINWTLFDLSLPEWSLLFFLGMLMLGILQFSRLFMSRRLRPARR from the coding sequence ATGTCTTTTGCCCCTTCACGTTCCTTGTTTTTCCTTGCGTTCCTGGCGGGTGCGCTGACGTTGGGTGCGTCTTTTTACCTGGAGTTCGGTGCGTCGCTAAGGCCTTGTTTCCTGTGCCAGATGCAACGGGTCTTCCTGGCGGCCTTCATGTTGATCAATCTGCTCGCCGCCCTCCATAACCCCAGGCGTTCCGTGCTGTACGGGCTGGCAAGCATGGGCTGCGCGCTGCTTGGCGCCATCACCGCTGTACGTCAGGTGTTGCTGCAAAATGTTGCATCGGACCAGGTCGATTGCTTGCCCAGCCTGCACCACATGATCCAAAACCTGTCGCTTTGGCAGGCGCTGCAAGCGACCGTCAAAGGCACTGTCGATTGCGTGGAAATCAACTGGACGCTCTTTGATCTGAGCCTTCCGGAATGGAGCCTGCTGTTCTTCCTGGGGATGTTGATGTTAGGCATCCTGCAGTTTTCGCGACTGTTTATGAGCCGGCGTTTGCGCCCGGCAAGGCGCTGA
- the rsd gene encoding sigma D regulator — MLESCQNAQERWGGVHKLIDSWLKARHELVRAFDALGAKPEALAENRKPLQEFCEVLVDYVSAGHFGVYEQLTKEAEAFDDQRGLDLAETLYPRIDVITEKLLAFTDLCDAGNCVAEKFKELGALLHERFELEDCLIEVLHNAHKEEPATQA; from the coding sequence ATGCTGGAAAGTTGTCAGAATGCTCAGGAACGCTGGGGTGGGGTGCACAAGCTGATCGACAGCTGGTTGAAGGCACGTCACGAACTGGTTCGGGCCTTTGATGCTCTCGGCGCCAAGCCTGAGGCACTGGCTGAGAATCGCAAACCGTTGCAAGAATTCTGCGAAGTGTTGGTGGACTACGTGTCGGCCGGCCATTTCGGTGTCTACGAGCAACTGACCAAGGAGGCGGAAGCCTTCGATGATCAGCGTGGTCTGGACTTGGCCGAGACCCTTTATCCGCGTATCGATGTGATCACTGAAAAGCTGCTCGCTTTCACCGACCTGTGTGATGCCGGAAACTGTGTTGCTGAAAAATTCAAAGAGTTGGGCGCATTGCTGCACGAGCGTTTCGAGCTGGAAGACTGCTTGATCGAAGTGCTGCACAACGCTCACAAGGAAGAGCCTGCGACCCAGGCTTGA
- a CDS encoding FKBP-type peptidyl-prolyl cis-trans isomerase — translation MSRYLFLVLGLAISVANASEQSPSKTTDQDPHDLAYSLGASLGERLRQEVPDLQIQALIDGLKQAYQGKPLALDNARIEQILAQHEAQSEADARAPHSEKALAAEQQFLSREKAAKGVRELADGILLTELTPGTGNKPTASDQVQVKYVGRLPDGTVFDQSTQPQWFRLDSVISGWRSALQQMPVGAKWRLVIPSAQAYGADGAGELIPPYTPLVFEIELLGTRH, via the coding sequence ATGTCGCGTTACCTTTTTCTTGTGCTTGGCCTGGCGATTTCAGTGGCCAATGCGAGCGAGCAATCGCCGTCCAAAACCACTGATCAGGACCCGCACGACCTCGCCTACAGCTTGGGTGCGAGCCTTGGTGAGCGCCTGCGCCAGGAGGTTCCCGACCTGCAGATCCAGGCCCTGATCGATGGCCTAAAGCAAGCCTATCAAGGCAAACCGCTGGCGCTGGATAACGCACGCATCGAACAAATTCTGGCGCAGCACGAAGCGCAGAGCGAAGCCGATGCGCGGGCACCACACAGCGAAAAAGCACTCGCGGCAGAACAGCAATTTCTGAGCAGGGAAAAAGCCGCAAAAGGTGTGCGCGAACTGGCGGACGGAATCCTGCTCACGGAACTCACGCCGGGCACCGGCAACAAACCGACGGCCAGTGACCAGGTTCAGGTGAAATACGTGGGGCGCCTACCCGACGGCACTGTGTTCGATCAGAGCACGCAGCCCCAATGGTTTCGGCTGGACAGTGTGATCAGCGGCTGGCGCAGTGCGTTGCAGCAGATGCCGGTGGGCGCAAAATGGCGCCTGGTGATTCCATCGGCCCAAGCCTATGGCGCCGACGGTGCCGGTGAGTTGATCCCGCCCTATACGCCGCTGGTTTTCGAGATCGAATTGCTCGGCACCCGCCACTGA
- a CDS encoding AlgP family protein, protein MSAKQKPVNTPLHLLQQLSGSLLEHLESACSQALADAEKLLAKLEKQRGKAQEKLHKSRTKLQDAATAGKAKAQAKAKDAVKELEDLLDALKDRQAETRTYISQLKKDAQESLKLAQGVGRVKEAVAKVLGARTPAKAVAASAAKKPAAKAAAAKPAAKPAAKTAAAKPAAKTAAAKPAAKPAAKTAAAKPAAKPAAKTAAAKPAAKPAAKTAAAKPAAKPAAKTAAAKPAAKPVAKTAAAKPAAKPAAKTAAAKPAAKPVAKTAAAKPAAKPVAKTAAAKPAAKPTAKTAAAKPAAKPVAKAAAAKPAAKPAAAKPAVKPAAKPAVKPAAKPAAAKPAPAKPAAPAATPAASTAPTAPASSTPAPVAPSTTPTSAS, encoded by the coding sequence ATGTCGGCCAAACAGAAGCCTGTTAATACCCCGTTGCATTTACTCCAACAACTTTCGGGCAGCTTGCTCGAACATCTGGAAAGCGCATGTTCCCAAGCGTTGGCCGATGCAGAAAAACTGCTCGCCAAGCTGGAAAAACAACGCGGTAAAGCGCAAGAAAAGCTGCACAAATCCCGCACCAAACTGCAAGACGCCGCCACCGCCGGCAAGGCCAAGGCACAAGCCAAAGCCAAAGACGCCGTTAAAGAACTTGAGGACCTGCTGGACGCCCTCAAGGATCGCCAGGCTGAAACCCGCACCTACATTTCCCAACTCAAAAAAGATGCTCAAGAAAGCCTGAAACTGGCCCAGGGCGTTGGTCGTGTGAAGGAAGCCGTAGCTAAGGTGTTGGGCGCTCGTACGCCTGCAAAAGCCGTTGCAGCGAGCGCGGCGAAAAAGCCGGCCGCTAAAGCTGCTGCTGCGAAACCGGCCGCCAAGCCAGCTGCTAAAACCGCTGCTGCGAAACCAGCCGCTAAAACCGCTGCTGCAAAACCGGCCGCCAAGCCAGCTGCTAAAACGGCTGCTGCAAAACCAGCCGCCAAGCCAGCTGCCAAAACCGCTGCTGCAAAACCAGCCGCCAAGCCAGCTGCCAAAACCGCTGCTGCAAAACCAGCCGCCAAGCCAGCTGCTAAAACCGCTGCTGCAAAACCAGCCGCCAAGCCAGTTGCTAAAACCGCTGCTGCAAAACCAGCCGCGAAGCCAGCTGCTAAAACGGCTGCTGCAAAACCAGCCGCGAAGCCAGTTGCTAAAACGGCTGCTGCAAAACCAGCCGCGAAGCCAGTTGCTAAAACGGCTGCTGCAAAACCAGCCGCCAAGCCAACTGCTAAAACCGCTGCTGCAAAACCAGCCGCCAAGCCAGTTGCTAAAGCCGCTGCTGCAAAACCAGCCGCCAAACCAGCTGCTGCAAAGCCGGCCGTTAAACCCGCTGCCAAGCCGGCCGTTAAGCCAGCGGCCAAGCCAGCCGCTGCAAAACCAGCCCCGGCCAAGCCAGCCGCCCCGGCTGCTACCCCGGCAGCGTCCACCGCTCCAACCGCACCGGCCAGCAGCACGCCTGCACCGGTAGCGCCAAGCACCACGCCAACCAGCGCTTCCTAA
- a CDS encoding TIGR02444 family protein, which yields MCADLWSFALSTYARSGCKAACLRLQEQGADVCLLLCGAWLEQRGVAPTPERIQALKQLAGPWQTQVVDPLRQVRTRWRAMAQQDASLAALRERVKALELEAERELLARLEALAQAWPTGEVANQPAWLEGLAAEDAANLDHDALQQLRVVATGT from the coding sequence ATGTGCGCTGACCTGTGGAGCTTTGCCCTCTCGACTTACGCCCGCTCGGGGTGCAAAGCCGCTTGCCTGCGCTTGCAGGAACAAGGCGCAGATGTGTGCCTGTTGCTCTGCGGCGCCTGGCTGGAACAGCGCGGTGTGGCGCCGACCCCTGAACGCATACAGGCGCTGAAACAACTTGCCGGCCCCTGGCAGACGCAAGTCGTCGACCCATTGCGACAGGTACGCACGCGATGGCGGGCCATGGCGCAGCAGGATGCGTCATTGGCGGCGTTGCGCGAACGGGTCAAGGCCCTGGAGCTGGAAGCAGAACGAGAATTACTGGCGCGCCTGGAAGCACTGGCGCAGGCATGGCCTACAGGTGAGGTGGCGAATCAACCGGCGTGGCTGGAAGGACTGGCGGCTGAGGATGCCGCCAACCTTGACCACGACGCGCTGCAACAGCTGCGCGTCGTGGCCACCGGCACTTAG
- a CDS encoding ATP-binding cassette domain-containing protein: protein MIRLQSLTLQRGPQRLLEDAELTLHAGHKAGLIGANGAGKSTLFALLLGELTPDSGDCLLPADWRIAHMRQEIDTLDRIAIDYVLDGDLRLRQVQHDLAEAENAQDGAAQARLHSELDSADGYTADARARKMLAGLGFTNEQMDRPVADFSGGWRMRLNLAQALMCPSDLLLLDEPTNHLDLDAILWLEDFLKSYPGTLLLISHDRDFLDAVVDNIAHVEQKKITLYRGGYTAFERARAERLAQQQQAFEKQQAQRAHMESYIARFKAQATKARQAQSRIKALERMEELSAAHVDSPFDFVFRESVKISSPLLDLSDARLGYGDKTILEKVKLQLTPGARIGLLGPNGAGKSTLIKNLSGELQPLAGRLTRGENLVVGYFAQHQLDSLDSKASPLLHLQRLAPTEREQTLRDFLGGFDFRGARIDEPVLNFSGGEKARLALALIAWDRPNLLLLDEPTNHLDLEMRLALTMALQEFSGAVLVVSHDRHLLKSTTDNFLLVADGKVEEFDGDLDDYARWLTDYRLRNAPVSNSPVNPDKTDKKAQRQAAAALRQQLAPHKREADKLEAELGKVHERLAKIEASLGDSAVYEAARKDELRDLLAEQAKLKVREGQLEETWMEALELLESLQAELEALS from the coding sequence ATGATCCGACTTCAAAGCCTAACATTACAGCGTGGCCCGCAACGTCTTCTTGAAGACGCCGAGCTGACCCTGCACGCCGGTCACAAAGCCGGCCTGATCGGTGCCAACGGCGCCGGAAAATCCACGTTGTTCGCCCTGTTGCTGGGTGAGCTGACCCCGGATTCCGGGGACTGCTTGCTGCCGGCCGATTGGCGCATCGCCCATATGCGCCAGGAGATCGACACCCTGGACCGCATCGCGATCGACTACGTGCTCGATGGCGACCTGCGCCTGCGCCAGGTGCAACACGACCTGGCCGAGGCCGAGAACGCCCAGGACGGCGCCGCGCAGGCCCGCTTGCACTCGGAACTCGACAGTGCCGACGGTTACACCGCCGACGCCCGCGCTCGCAAGATGCTCGCCGGCCTCGGGTTTACCAACGAGCAGATGGACCGCCCGGTCGCCGACTTCTCCGGTGGCTGGCGCATGCGCCTGAACCTGGCCCAGGCGCTGATGTGCCCCTCGGACCTGTTGCTGCTCGACGAACCGACCAACCACTTGGACCTCGATGCGATCCTGTGGCTGGAGGATTTCCTCAAGAGCTACCCGGGCACCTTGCTACTGATTTCCCACGACCGGGATTTCCTCGACGCCGTGGTCGACAACATCGCTCACGTCGAACAGAAGAAAATCACCCTCTACCGTGGTGGCTACACCGCGTTCGAACGGGCGCGTGCCGAGCGTCTGGCCCAGCAGCAGCAGGCGTTTGAGAAGCAGCAGGCGCAACGTGCGCACATGGAAAGCTACATCGCCCGGTTCAAGGCCCAGGCCACCAAGGCCCGTCAGGCCCAGAGCCGGATCAAGGCCCTGGAGCGCATGGAAGAGCTGTCGGCGGCCCATGTCGATTCACCGTTCGACTTTGTGTTCCGCGAGTCGGTGAAAATCTCCAGCCCGTTGCTCGACCTTTCGGATGCGCGCCTGGGTTATGGCGACAAAACCATCCTGGAGAAGGTCAAGCTGCAGCTCACGCCGGGTGCGCGCATCGGTTTGCTCGGCCCTAACGGCGCGGGCAAGTCGACGCTGATCAAGAACCTGTCGGGTGAACTGCAACCCCTGGCCGGCCGCCTGACCCGTGGCGAGAACCTGGTGGTGGGCTACTTCGCCCAGCACCAGCTGGACTCCCTCGACTCCAAGGCCAGCCCGTTGCTGCATTTGCAGCGCCTGGCGCCGACCGAGCGCGAGCAGACCCTGCGCGACTTCCTCGGTGGTTTCGACTTCCGTGGTGCGCGCATCGATGAGCCCGTGCTGAATTTTTCCGGTGGCGAAAAAGCCCGCCTGGCCCTGGCCCTGATCGCCTGGGACCGCCCGAACCTGCTGCTGCTCGACGAACCGACCAACCACCTGGACCTCGAGATGCGCCTGGCGCTGACCATGGCCCTGCAAGAATTCAGCGGTGCGGTCCTGGTGGTGTCTCACGATCGCCACTTGCTCAAGAGCACCACTGACAACTTCCTGCTGGTGGCTGACGGCAAAGTCGAAGAGTTCGACGGCGACCTGGACGACTACGCCCGCTGGCTGACCGATTACCGCCTGCGCAACGCGCCGGTCAGCAACAGCCCGGTCAACCCGGACAAGACCGACAAAAAAGCCCAGCGTCAGGCCGCCGCTGCACTGCGCCAGCAGTTGGCGCCGCACAAGCGTGAAGCCGACAAGCTGGAAGCCGAGTTGGGCAAGGTGCACGAGCGCCTGGCCAAGATCGAAGCCAGCCTGGGCGACAGCGCCGTGTACGAGGCGGCGCGTAAGGACGAGTTGCGCGACCTGCTGGCTGAACAAGCCAAGCTCAAGGTGCGTGAAGGGCAATTGGAGGAAACCTGGATGGAGGCCCTCGAACTGCTCGAAAGCCTGCAAGCGGAGCTGGAGGCGCTGTCCTGA
- a CDS encoding mechanosensitive ion channel family protein, translating to MEALQLPIPTQWVEPVWVGVQILLILLAGYLAQRFVAKGLTRLGERYPFPPQLLMPLRGGLRWLIMGSALIFVLGRLGVSATVLWTALSGFVAVAAVAFFAMWSVLSNLLCAILIFTVGPFRLGDIVELVDTVDKPGVKGRVVAINLLYTTLVEVAEAGTDSAMVQVPNSLFFQRSVRRWPGTHVFPGDR from the coding sequence ATGGAAGCCTTGCAGCTGCCGATACCGACGCAATGGGTCGAACCCGTGTGGGTCGGCGTGCAAATCCTGTTGATCCTGCTGGCGGGTTACCTGGCGCAGCGGTTCGTCGCCAAGGGCCTGACCCGCCTGGGTGAGCGCTACCCGTTCCCGCCACAACTGCTGATGCCGCTGCGTGGCGGCCTGCGTTGGCTGATCATGGGCAGTGCGCTGATTTTCGTGCTGGGCCGCCTGGGTGTGTCCGCCACGGTGCTGTGGACGGCGCTGTCGGGGTTTGTTGCAGTGGCTGCCGTGGCGTTCTTCGCCATGTGGTCGGTGTTGTCCAACCTGCTGTGCGCCATCTTGATCTTTACCGTAGGGCCGTTCCGCCTTGGAGACATCGTTGAGCTGGTGGACACCGTCGACAAGCCGGGCGTGAAAGGCCGCGTCGTGGCGATCAATCTGCTCTATACCACGCTGGTCGAGGTGGCAGAGGCCGGAACCGACAGCGCGATGGTGCAAGTGCCGAACAGCTTGTTCTTCCAGCGCTCGGTGCGGCGTTGGCCAGGGACCCACGTGTTTCCGGGCGACCGCTGA
- a CDS encoding LysE family transporter, with protein sequence MALDTWLAFFVASWIISLSPGAGAIASMSSGLQYGFLRGYWNAIGLQLGLAMQIAVVAGGLGAILAASSTAFYAIKWFGVAYLVYLAIKQWRALPMDMSDDAAIRPIGKPMAMMFRGFLVNASNPKALVFMLAVLPQFVNPQAPLLIQYLILGATMISVDMIVMAGYTGLASKVLRLLRTPKQQKRMNRTFAGLFVGAAGFLASLHRATA encoded by the coding sequence ATGGCACTCGATACATGGCTGGCCTTTTTCGTGGCCAGTTGGATCATCTCCCTTTCCCCTGGCGCCGGCGCCATCGCTTCGATGTCCAGCGGCCTGCAATACGGTTTCCTGCGCGGCTACTGGAACGCCATCGGCCTGCAACTGGGCCTGGCGATGCAGATTGCCGTGGTGGCGGGCGGGCTGGGTGCCATTCTGGCGGCATCCTCCACCGCCTTCTATGCGATCAAATGGTTTGGCGTGGCGTACCTGGTGTACTTGGCGATCAAGCAATGGCGTGCCTTGCCGATGGACATGAGCGACGACGCGGCGATCCGTCCGATCGGCAAACCGATGGCGATGATGTTCCGAGGTTTCCTGGTCAACGCCAGCAATCCCAAGGCTTTGGTGTTCATGCTGGCGGTGCTGCCGCAGTTCGTGAACCCGCAGGCGCCGTTGCTGATCCAGTACCTGATACTGGGCGCGACGATGATCAGCGTCGATATGATCGTGATGGCGGGGTATACGGGGCTGGCGTCGAAGGTGTTGCGCCTGTTGCGCACGCCCAAGCAGCAGAAACGCATGAACCGTACGTTTGCCGGGTTGTTTGTGGGCGCGGCGGGTTTCCTGGCCAGTTTGCATCGCGCCACGGCGTAA
- a CDS encoding penicillin-binding protein activator LpoB, protein MRAWIGMIGLLCAFGASAAPKIAVTDLAYEARVEEYIHQVSASNNFQASAYHVSGASNYSEYESRTSYIEQTELRKFSGDIKGEILKSRQFQLVQGTPYTADAKGDVYDVIKRIKAGNFKGADYVLFGTLSDIDFTQDINALDHTNSYSAVLGLTLVADFSLINTRTFEITSAFTAMGEGQDTKLVNSRDVRVSLNRPRVVKEVSKALGEDVARQLAEQLGGGYQEPGQPALRNNLPRDEAPKILR, encoded by the coding sequence ATGCGTGCATGGATCGGCATGATCGGCCTGCTGTGCGCCTTTGGCGCCTCGGCCGCCCCGAAGATCGCGGTGACCGACCTGGCCTATGAGGCGCGGGTCGAGGAGTACATCCACCAGGTCTCGGCCAGCAACAATTTCCAAGCCAGCGCTTACCACGTCAGCGGCGCGTCGAACTACAGCGAGTACGAAAGCCGTACCAGCTACATCGAGCAGACCGAACTGCGCAAATTCAGCGGTGATATCAAGGGCGAGATCCTCAAGTCCCGCCAGTTCCAGCTGGTGCAGGGCACGCCCTACACCGCCGATGCCAAGGGTGACGTTTATGACGTGATCAAGCGCATCAAGGCCGGCAACTTCAAGGGTGCGGACTACGTGCTGTTCGGCACGCTGTCGGACATCGACTTCACCCAGGACATCAACGCCCTGGACCACACCAACAGCTATTCGGCGGTGCTGGGCCTGACGCTGGTGGCGGATTTCAGCCTGATCAATACCCGCACCTTCGAGATCACCTCGGCGTTTACCGCCATGGGTGAAGGCCAGGACACCAAACTGGTGAACAGCCGCGACGTACGCGTGAGCCTGAACCGTCCCCGCGTCGTGAAGGAAGTGTCGAAAGCACTGGGTGAGGATGTAGCGCGGCAGTTGGCGGAGCAGTTGGGCGGCGGCTATCAAGAGCCTGGCCAGCCTGCGTTGCGCAACAACCTGCCGAGGGATGAGGCGCCAAAGATCCTGCGCTGA
- the lpoB gene encoding penicillin-binding protein activator LpoB gives MFARFSILAVVALLASGCANTSPVLGGKNISYGDTKAVELVTNEFGSTDLQMIAESMTRSLAQSGILQGRPVVQVYDVKNKTSEYIDTREITTSIKTQLMKTGTARFASDNTDMQSQVDQLKLQNQSGLYKKSTVSKTGNMVAAKYRLEGSISSIVKRSSDYKDVFYKFSLQLIDVESGLAEWMDEKEIRKTTER, from the coding sequence ATGTTTGCACGCTTCTCGATTCTCGCCGTGGTTGCCCTTCTGGCCAGCGGTTGCGCCAACACCTCGCCGGTACTGGGCGGTAAAAACATCAGCTACGGCGACACCAAGGCCGTGGAGCTGGTAACCAACGAGTTCGGCTCCACCGACCTGCAGATGATCGCCGAATCCATGACCCGCTCCCTGGCCCAGTCCGGCATCCTGCAAGGCCGCCCGGTGGTGCAGGTGTACGACGTGAAGAACAAGACCAGCGAGTACATCGATACCCGCGAGATCACCACCTCGATCAAGACCCAGCTGATGAAGACCGGCACCGCCCGCTTCGCCAGCGACAACACCGACATGCAGAGCCAGGTCGACCAGCTCAAGCTGCAGAACCAGAGCGGCCTGTACAAGAAGTCCACCGTGAGCAAGACCGGCAACATGGTCGCCGCCAAGTACCGCCTGGAAGGCTCCATCAGCTCCATCGTCAAACGCAGCTCGGACTACAAGGACGTGTTCTACAAGTTCAGCCTGCAGCTGATCGACGTCGAGAGCGGCCTGGCCGAATGGATGGACGAAAAAGAAATCCGCAAGACCACGGAGCGCTAA
- a CDS encoding YcfL family protein, protein MRHLILGALALVLLAGCATPPPPEPGSAASKIVVMGKFKGIAVGAIRVARENGFLTAKVQLSNITSSNQMMYYRFAWLGADGFPVGDEETWKVLNLYGNQATFLPAIANLPQAADFRLEVKTP, encoded by the coding sequence ATGCGTCATTTAATCCTCGGCGCCCTGGCGCTGGTCCTGCTCGCCGGCTGCGCCACCCCGCCGCCGCCGGAACCCGGCAGCGCCGCGAGCAAAATCGTGGTCATGGGCAAGTTCAAGGGCATCGCCGTCGGCGCCATTCGCGTGGCCCGCGAGAACGGCTTCCTCACCGCCAAGGTGCAGTTGAGCAACATCACCAGCAGCAACCAGATGATGTATTACCGCTTCGCCTGGCTGGGCGCCGACGGTTTCCCGGTGGGCGATGAAGAAACCTGGAAAGTGCTGAACCTGTACGGCAACCAGGCGACCTTCCTGCCGGCCATCGCCAATTTGCCCCAGGCCGCAGACTTCCGCCTTGAAGTTAAAACCCCTTAA
- a CDS encoding YaiI/YqxD family protein — protein sequence MRVWIDADACPRAAKDQVVKFALKRQFEVVLVAGQSQIKPSFSCVKLIVVPSGPDAADDYLVEHAVPGELVICSDVPLADRLVKKGVTALDPRGKEFSPANMSERLAVRNLFTDLREQGQMGGGPPPHGEKDKQAFANSLDRILTRLMRQT from the coding sequence ATGCGCGTTTGGATCGATGCCGACGCCTGCCCGCGGGCAGCCAAGGACCAGGTGGTCAAGTTCGCCCTCAAGCGCCAGTTCGAGGTAGTGCTGGTGGCCGGGCAGAGTCAGATCAAGCCGAGCTTCTCGTGCGTCAAACTGATCGTAGTGCCCAGCGGCCCGGACGCGGCGGATGACTACCTGGTGGAGCACGCCGTGCCCGGCGAGCTGGTGATCTGCAGCGACGTGCCCCTGGCCGACCGCCTGGTGAAAAAGGGCGTGACGGCCCTCGACCCTCGGGGCAAGGAATTCAGCCCGGCGAACATGAGCGAGCGGCTGGCGGTGCGCAACCTGTTTACCGACCTGCGCGAGCAAGGCCAGATGGGTGGCGGGCCACCGCCCCATGGGGAAAAGGACAAGCAAGCGTTTGCCAACTCCCTCGACAGGATACTGACCCGGTTAATGCGCCAAACCTGA
- the elbB gene encoding isoprenoid biosynthesis glyoxalase ElbB — protein MSKKIAVILSGCGVYDGAEIHESVITLLRLDQRGAQVQCFAPDIAQLHVINHLTGEEMPESRNVLVESARIARGEVKNIQEANADEFDALIVPGGFGAAKNLSNFAVEGAGCSVNPQVLALAEAFAEAGKPVGLICISPALAAKIYGPGVTCTIGNDADTAAALDKMGATHHECTVEEIVEDKARKLVSTPAYMLGKNISEVATGINKLVDRVLELTHEND, from the coding sequence ATGAGCAAAAAAATTGCAGTGATCCTTTCAGGCTGTGGCGTGTACGACGGCGCAGAGATCCACGAAAGCGTGATCACGCTGCTGCGCCTGGATCAGCGCGGCGCTCAGGTCCAATGTTTTGCCCCCGATATTGCGCAATTGCATGTGATCAACCACCTCACCGGGGAAGAAATGCCCGAGTCGCGCAACGTGCTGGTGGAATCGGCGCGCATTGCCCGGGGTGAAGTGAAGAACATTCAGGAAGCCAACGCCGACGAGTTCGATGCGCTGATCGTGCCCGGCGGGTTTGGCGCGGCGAAAAACCTGTCGAACTTTGCCGTGGAGGGCGCGGGCTGCAGCGTCAACCCGCAGGTGCTGGCGCTGGCTGAAGCCTTTGCCGAAGCGGGCAAGCCGGTGGGGCTGATCTGCATCTCGCCGGCGCTGGCCGCGAAGATCTACGGCCCGGGCGTGACCTGCACCATCGGTAACGACGCCGACACCGCCGCCGCCCTCGACAAAATGGGCGCCACCCATCACGAGTGCACAGTGGAAGAAATCGTCGAAGACAAGGCACGCAAACTGGTGAGCACCCCGGCTTACATGCTGGGAAAGAACATCAGCGAGGTCGCGACAGGCATCAACAAGCTGGTGGACCGGGTGCTGGAGCTGACCCACGAGAATGACTGA